In the genome of Planococcus donghaensis, the window CGTGGATTTTTTGAAAGCTTCTCATACACAGGCTTAGATCAAGCAACTTTATCTGTTCAATTTGATACGACTAGACAAGCTGCGTATTACTTAGCGCAACTAAAAGCGTCAGAACTTATTAAGTCAGTCACACTAGACGGTGTCGCACAAAAAGAACTTAGTATTGAAGAGAGTGGAGAAGTTATAGAAGAAGTTGAAGAAAAACTGCCACGATACATAGCAACGTATACGATTCTTTTTGATGACCAACGCCTTCCAACAGACGATACGGCAGTTCCAGTTGACGGCGAAGCAGCAACTGAAACTCCGGTTGAAGAGGTTGTTGAAGAACCGACTGAAGAAGTTGAAGTGAACGTAGATGTTACGACTGAAACCGAATCACCAGAAACCGCTCCAGCAGAAACAGGAGGGGATGAACAGTGAGTAACTACTCGAAAAGCCAAAAAGAAAAAGGTTTAATCATTTTAGCGAGTATTTTCTTGATCGCTTTATCAGCATACTCATATTTTATGGTTTATGTTCCGACGAAAGAAACGAGAATTCAAGCTGAACAAACCTTAAGTTCTGAACGTGACGTCTTGATTGCCTTGCAAACACAATTTAAAGAATTGCCGGAAACTGAAAAAGTAAATCCGCGCGAATTGCAACGAAAAGTTTCAGTTGAGGCGTTAACAGAGTTAATCGTATTGCAAATTGAACAAGCTGAATTAATGTCAGGGACACTCGTTGACAACATTGGCATCACAGAAGGTCTTGTTGAATTACCTGTTCCTGTCGAAGGTCTTGAAAATCTTCAAGAAGTGCTAACGACCGTTACGGTAAAAGCAGATGATTACCGTGAGATTACAACTTTTATTGAAAAAGTGGAAGCAATGGAACGCATTATGATTGTCGAAGCCATCAATTTTAGTTCGGGAGAAGAAATCACGACAACCGAACAAGTGAACGAAGACGATGCAATTGATGTCACGTTAACTTTTTCCGCATATTTCAGACCTGATCTGATTGCTTTGGCAGATACGTTACCAAAAGTGGATACGCCAACTCCAGCGGGCAAAAAGAATCCGTTGCCAGATTATAATGGGGTAGATTTAGCGGATGAAGAAGCTCAAGATGATAATGCTGTTAAAGTAAACGTTGACGTGGATGTTGAAGAAAGTGCATCAGCATCGAACGAGTAAGGAAGAAAAGAGAAATCATTGCGATTTCTCTTTTTTTGATAGAATAGAGTTTAAACTTAAGTGTTTTTTATTATTAAACTAAAGCAAAGAGGGTTTCTATGGTATTAACTTATTCTGTTTTTATTGGTGTATTTGGACTGGTTTTCGGATCATTTTTTAATGTAGTTGGCCTGCGTGTGCCGAAAAAAGAGTCGATTGCTTATCCGCCGTCACATTGTACAAACTGCGATCGCCGATTAACTGCGCTAGATTTAGTGCCGGTATTTTCTTATCTATTCTTAAGAGGAAAATGCCGTACATGTAGCTCGAGCATTCACTGGGTTTATCCTTTAATGGAAGCGATCACTGGCATTTTATTTGTTGCATCGTATTTAGTGTTTGGTCTTACACCAGAATTGATCGTAGCGATTTTGTTTGTGTCGTTACTCGTTATTATCACGGTATCTGATATTGCGTATATGCTTATTCCTGATAAAGTGTTGTTGCCGTTTGCAGTTGTGCTACTCGGCTTGCGTTTTGTGATTCCGCTAGATCCATGGTGGAATAGTTTGCTTGGTGCGGTCGTCGGTTTTTCGTTGCTATTCTTAATCGCTATCGTATCTAAAGGTGGCATGGGTGGTGGCGACATTAAGTTATTTTTTGTGATTGGGTTAGTGCTTGGTTTAGGTGGAACGTTAATGACCTTATTTTTCGCATCGTTTATTGGCGCGGTCGTGGGCATTATTCAATTACGTGTCACGAAAAAAGGGCGCAAATCCCCGATTCCATTTGGTCCATCTATTGCGGCCGCAGCGATTATTGTGTATTTCTGGGGCGAAGGAATTCTCACATGGTATATGAATTTTCTAGGATGAAGACTTAATTAGGAATGTAGACTACTCGATTCGTTTGAGTTGTCTACATTTTTTTCGTTGATGTCAAACCGCTCCGGACGCTTTGGGGATGGCTCTCGCCAAAAGCCAGGGAGACCACCTGTCTTTTAGCTTCGCCTACCCCGTAAACGCGCCTTCGCTAGTATACAGTTTTACATTAGCAAGTAATTAAAATAGGGTGTTTTGCAACCAGGTAATGTTTTTACACTAAAAATTTAAGAATCATAGAGAAGAAAGCCAGTTGTGAAAATACATTTTGAATATCTTTGTTTATTTTATTCTATAGTCGTATGAACACTTTGAGCATAGCTCTCATAAAAAGCTAGTATGAAGGTGAACGTTACACCTTTTAATATTTATTAACCTATATTTGTAGCAGTCCTTTTGGGAAATATAATAAATCAGATTTATCAACACCTACCACAAAGCGCTTCAAGACTTAAAGAACAACCAAATCTCATTTTTCAACAAGCCTATCAAAGCAAAACTCATTTTTCATCATTTGTTTTCGCGTTTACGGAAATGGTATGATTCTTGAAAAAAGGAGAGATTCTCTTATGAAATTTAAATCTAATTTCCCACTCATACTCGCTTCCCAATCACCACGCCGCCAAGAATTGCTTAATATGCTTGGAGTTGACTTTACTATTAAACCAAGCACGAAAGATGAACCGGATCCGCAGCAATTTCAAACAGCGCTCGGCTATGTGTTAGCTTGTGCTGCACAAAAAGCTCAAGAAGTGGCAGCTGACAATAGAGATAGTGTCGTTATTGGTTCAGATACAATTATTGTATTAGATGAAGAGATTTTATTAAAGCCGAAAAGCAAAGAACAAGCTAAAAGCTATTTGCAAAAACTATCAGGTCAAACGCATCACGTTATTACTGCAGTAACGGTTGTTCATGGCGATAGCGAATTGTCATTCCATGAAACAGTGCAAGTCACATTTTTTGAATTGCCGGAAGCGTGGATTGATGCCTATATCAATACAGAAGATCCATATGACAAAGCAGGTGCTTATGGCATTCAAACAGTATCTGGTTTGTTTATTAAAGACATTCAAGGTGATTACAACGCAGTTGTTGGTTTACCGGTTGCGGCATTAACGCAAAAACTGAATGCTGCAGGGTTTATTTCGTTAGAAGGGAGCGGTGTTCAATGCTAAACGATACACCGTTAATGATTCGTGATGTTCATGTTACAGATCGCCCTCGTGAACGTCTGATAAACCAAGGGGCATCAGCGTTATCCAATCAAGAACTCATTGCCATTTTACTGCGCACTGGCAGTCGACAAGAATCGGTGCTCCATTTGGCAAATCGCGTGCTTACTCATTTTGAACACATTCAAGAATTAAAGAACGCCACGATTGAAGAAATGGTGGCGATTAATGGCATCGGCCAAGCAAAAGCGGTGCAATTACTTGCAGCGGTCGAACTTGGCCGCCGTTTGTCTTCCAAACAAACCGACACGAAATTTACCATTCGTTCACCTAAAGATGCCGCTTCTTATTTAATGGCAGATATGACCTCGCTCAAGCAAGAACATTTTGTTGTTTTGTTCCTCAATATTAAAAATCAAGTGATGCACAGACAAACGATTTTTGTCGGCAGCTTGAATGCTTCTATCGTTCATCCTCGAGAAATTTTCCGTGAAGCGGTCCGTCGTTCGACAGCTTCTATTGTTTGCGCACACAATCATCCCTCTGGTAATCCAGCACCTTCTCCTGAAGATATAGAAGTCACCAAACGACTAGTTGAAGCAGGCAGCATTATCGGAATCGAACTACTCGATCACGTGATTATCGGTGACCACCAATTCATTTCGTTAAAAGAAAAGGGGTTCATGTAGCACTGTTTATTTTTTTTCTTTTCGTCTATAATGATTGGTATTGTGTCCTCACGATTGTGGGGGGGCAGCTGTTTAAAAGAAGGGACGAAAAACTTTGTTTGGATTTGGTTCAAAAGATGTTGGAATAGACTTAGGCACGGCAAATACATTGGTGTATATTAAAGGCAAGGGCATTGTTCTTCGCGAACCTTCTGTTGTCATTAAAAATAAAACGACTGGCGAAATTGTAGCCGTCGGTAGCAAAGCGAAAAACATGATGGGGCGTACAGCAAGTTCTATTGAAGCCGTTCGTCCAATGCGTGACGGCGTGATAGCCGATTACGATACGACGTTAACGATGATCAAGTATAATCTTGTAGAAGCGTTTCGAGCAGTTGGTGGCAAATGGAAAACGGGAACGGTTATGATTTGTGTGCCTTTTGGCATTACGTCTGTTGAACAGCGTGCGGTTTTAAATGCGGCTCGTTCGGCTGGAGCTCGTGAAGCTTACACAATAGAAGAACCTTTCGCTGCAGCAATTGGAGCAGATTTACCCGTATGGGAACCTGTTGGCAGTATGGTCGTCGATATTGGGGGCGGAACAACAGAAGTCGCCGTTATTTCACTTGGCGGAATTGTTTCGAGTGAATCGATTCGTGTTGCTGGAGATGCATTGGATTCAGAAATTATCCAGTATATTCGCAAAGCGTATAAAGTATTGATTGGTGAAAGAACGGCAGAAGCACTTAAAATCGGCATTGGTTCTGCGGTTATTATGGAAGCTTCTGAAAAAGATGTATCGATGGAAATTCGTGGGCGCGATTTAGTAACAGGTTTTCCAAAAACGCTGCAAATCACAGCTGGTGAAATTGCAGAAGCGTTGAGTGAACCTGTAGCGGATATGTTAGCTGGGATTAAAGCAGCTCTTGAGAAAACACCGCCTGAATTGAGTGCAGATATTATCGAAAACGGCATGGTGTTGACTGGTGGAGGGGCGTTATTAAAAAACCTCGATCGTTTAATATCAAAAGAAACCTCCATGCCGGTATCTATCGCTGAAAACCCATTAGACTGTGTCGCGCTTGGCACAGGAAAGGCGCTTGAGAATAGAGACAAATTCCGACGCCAGTTATCATTTAAATAAGGAGGATGGCGATATGCCACAACTTTTAACAAACAAGCGGCTTATTTTGCTGCTGTTGGGTGTCATCCTGCTCGTTGCACTAATTTCTTTTTCGCTCCGTGATCGCGACAACGTGTCGCTTCCGGAACAAATCATAAAAGATGCTGTTGGGGCCGGGCAGTCGGTATTTTCACGACCTGCTCATTTTGTGACTGGAATTTTTGATAATGTCGATTCGTTACTGAATACATTTGAAGAAAACCAGCATCTGAAAACGCGCTTAGAAGAATTTGCGGGTGTGCAGGCTGAAGTAAAGGACTTGCGTTCTGAAAATGAAGAACTGAAAAAAATTGTTGGAAAAGAAGAAGATTTGCGAGACTTTAATCCGATACAAGCAACTGTTATTGCACGGAACCCGGATCAATGGGAAGAAAAGTTGATTTTAAACCGAGGATCAAACCAAGGCGTAAAACCGAACATGGCGGTTATGACAGCAAGTGGCTTAATCGGCAAAGTGACGTTAACCACACCGACTACTTCAACAGTTGAATTGATTTCGACACTCAACCCGAACTACCGCGTTTCCGCGATGGTCGTTGGTGGAGCGAAAGATGTTTACGGTCTTATTGAAGGGTACGATGCAGAGCGTCACGAATTATTATTAAAACGCATTGATGCGAATATTGAATTGAAAAAAGGCGACCAAGTGATTTCAAGTGGGCTTGGCGGAATTTTCCCGAAAGGTGTTTTAATCGGGACGATTACGGAAGTAACAATTGACGAATTTGGTTTAACAAAGCTTGCTTACGTCAAACCAGCAGCTGACTTTTCGCTGTTAAACCACGTTATTATTGCAGATCGAGTGATGCCAGAAGTGGACGGTGAAGACAATGGCGTGACAGGAGACGATGAATCATGATTCGTTTTCTCATTCCTTTGATCTGTCTCGTTTTGTTTTTCATGGAACCGGTTTTTGGTCTTTTTTCGCCATTAAATATTGGTGGCGAATTGAATTATATTGTGCCGCGTTTTCTCATTATGTTTTTGATCTTCCTCACGCTTTATTATGATTTAAAACATGCCATGTTTTATGGATTATTTTTCGGGCTCTTGTATGATGTCTTTTACATTGATATTATTGGATTATATTCTTTTTTGTACCCGGCCATTTGTTTGGCTGCAGCAGCTGCGTTCAAAAAAATCCCTCGGAATTTATTGACAGCGACCTTGCTGACGCTTGTTTTATTGGCATTGTTCGAGTTTTTGCTTTACCAATTCTTCCTGCTTATTTCATTTACGGGAATGCCGCTTGGCACATTTATCACGACAAGATTATGGCCAACCATGATTGCCAATTCCATTTTCTTGGTGATGCTCGGCTGGATTTTCAAGTCGGTAATGGTCACGCAATTAACAGAGCGTGACAATAAGATAGGGTTATATTAATGAAAGCGCAGGTGACATTTTTTTGAAGAATCTCGTTAATATTAAAGGGAAAAATAAAGGACTTGTGCTGTATCTCGATGATCAATGTGCATATTCTGAGTTGTTGACCGAGTTAAAAGCGAAAGTATCGGATCCTGCGCTAGACAGTGATACCGAAGTGACGGTGCATTTAAACAAACGTTATTGCACAGAGAGTCAAATTCAAGAATTGAGCAAAGTGGTTGCGACAAACCCTCATTTAAAAGTTGTCGGAACAACGAGCGATATTTTAAAAGTTGAAGAATGTGAACAAAAGATAATTGAAAGCCAGTCCGAAACATATGTCGGTATCGTGCGATCAGGACAAGTGATCAAAGCGGAAGGCGACTTAGTCGTGATCGGCGATGTTAACCCGAACGGTCGCGTTGAAGCAGGCGGCAGTGTGTATGTATTAGGTCGATTAAAAGGTGCAGCGCATGCCGGAACAAAAGGCAATCGCGATGCAGTCATTGCAGCATCTTGGCTAGAAGCAACACAATTGAAAATTCACGATGAATTGGAAACCATGACAGACGAATTGTCTAGTTTATCGGAACAACCGGAAATGGAATGTGCATATTTACATAAAAATGGCACCATCATCATTGACCGTTTACAGGAATTGCGGTTTATCCGTCCGCAAATTTCAACGTTTAAAGGAGGAAGCTAGTGTGGGAGAAGCTATCGTAATTACATCAGGTAAGGGAGGCGTCGGAAAAACGACGACAACCGCCAACCTCGGCACTGCATTGGCCCTTCAAGGGAAAAAAGTATGCTTAATCGATACCGACATTGGATTGCGTAACCTCGACGTTATTTTAGGACTCGAAAATCGCATCATTTATGATTTGATTGACGTATTAGAAGGTCGTTGCAAAGTGCACCAAGCGCTTGTCAAAGACAAACGTTTTGAAGATATGCTTTATTTATTGCCAGCAGCGCAAACTGCTGACAAAAATGATGTTAATCCAGAACAAATGAAAGAGCTCGTAACGGAGCTGAAAAAAGATTATGACTTTGTTATTATCGATTGCCCAGCCGGCATCGAGCAAGGGTATAAAAACGCTGTAGCGGGAGCGGACCATGCAATTGTCGTGACAACTCCTGAAATTTCAGCCGTTCGTGACGCTGATCGCATTATCGGTTTGTTGGAACTTGAAGAAAACATCGATGCACCCCGTTTAATCATTAACCGCATCCGTCCGCATTTGATGAAAGCGGGAGAAGCACTGGATGTCAATGAAATCACGACACATTTGTCGATCGATTTACTGGGCATCATTGCAGACGACGAGCGTGTCATTTCAAGCTCGAACAAAGGAGAACCGATCGTTATGGACCCGTCCAACACCGCTGCACTTGGCTACCGCAACATTGCGCGCCGCTTGCTAGGTGAATCGGTTCCTTTGATGAGCATGGAAAAAGCACCGCCAAGTTTGTTCACAAAAATTAAAGCAGTCTTTACGAAATAAATTAGTTTGAGCCTTCGCTATTATAGCGAGGGCTTTTTTTAAAACTTTCGGGAGGTGTGGAATGAACGATTTTTTACTTGTGCAAATGGTTTCGGCAGAACGATTGAAATCTGGCCACGAATTAAAGGTGCCTGTTTTATCTGAGTTAAAAAATTCATTAGCTGGTGTAAGTGGTGAACAACGGACGGCTACTTTATTGACTAGAGAGTTGGATTTGTCAGGAGATTTTGTGTTATTGAGTGATGTTACTATTCCATATAAAGACAGCTCGGTGCAAATTGATTTGCTAGTGATTCATGCAAATTTTGTATGTGTGTTAGAAGTAAAGAATATGATTGGGGATTTTTATTTTGATTCGGTTAACTATCAGTTTCACCGAGTTATCGATGGCCGAAGAGAAGGTATGCGCAATCCAGAAGCGCAAGTGCATCGTGCGGTAAAAGCAGTTAATGGGTTTTTAGGCGTTCCGGTTCAAGGTGTCATTGTTTTAACGAGCCGATCTAGCAAAGTAGTCGATGCCCCTAAACTTTATCCGGTTGTGTCGCTTGATTATTTGCCGTTTCATTTAGAGAAGATGGTGGAGGGTTCGCCACATTTTGATGTGGCAAAGCTAGCGAACAAGTTAAAAAAATTACCTCCGCAAGAGATTAGTAAGTCCTGGCTCGCGCGTCATCAAATTAGTTTTGATTCTTTGCGGCTTGGTGTGACATGTCCAACGTGTCGAACGTGTTCGCTAATTTGGCGAGACCGCAAATGGCATTGTGAGATCTGCGGTTTTCATTCGCGAGATGCTCATGAAGTGACGCTTCAAGAATATGCGGTTTTGTTTGGTAGCGAACTGGATACGCGATTTGCGTACCGGCTACTTGGAGTTGAAAACAAATATGTGCTGTACCGGTTGCTTGAAAAGTCAGCGCCGAAAAGTCGGATTCGTGGAAAGAGACAAATTATTGAAAGTCGCGAGCTGTTGCGTGAGTATTTTAGTCGCATTTATCGGTGACCGCACCTCCAATGGGGAAAAGCGCACCTCAATCGTCCAAGACCGCACCTCGCGACCGCAAAAGCGCACCTCAAACAACAAAGACCGCACCTCGCACCGAGATAACCGCACCTCGCACAAATCAAAACCACACGCGCCACAATCAATTTCCCGAAATAGTACATTCTCTATTGACTCGACTAGTTCCCACATGGTATTATTCTAATGTTATGTTTGTAGCGTATCGTTGCTACAACCGCTCGAATCAGGTTACTTTAAGAAGATGCTTCGGCAGATCACCTGAATAGGCGAGTCTTAATCTAGAGGAGGTGCAAGGATATGTACGCGATTATTGAAACTGGTGGAAAACAAATCAAAGTTGAAGCAGGCCAAGAAATCTACGTTGAAAAATTGAACGGAGAAGCTGGTGATGTTATCACTTTTGACAAAGTTCTATTTGTAGGTGGAGATGATACTAAAGTGGGTGTTCCTTTTGTTGAGGGAGCTACTGTTACGGCTAAAGTTGTAAAAAGCGGCCGCGCTAAAAAGATCACTGTTTTCACTTATAAAGCGAAAAAGAACTATCACAAAAAACAAGGTCACCGTCAGCCATACACAAAATTGACTGTCGATGCAATTAACCTGTAAGAATGATACTTGTAACTGTAAAAGAAACGTCAAACCGCATTTCTTCCTTTGAAATGTCAGGTCACGCGGATTACGCTGAACACGGGCAAGACCTCGTATGTGCTGGAGCATCTGCTGTCTCTTTCGGAGCGGTGAATGCCATCATGGAGCTGACGGGAATCGAACCAGACATTCAGCAAGCGAATAGCGGCTTTTTAAAAGTCAGTTTTCCGAATAACTTGGATGAGAAGACAGATCAACAGGTTCAACTGTTAGTGCGCTCTATGATTGTTTCATTAAAAACGATTGAACAAGACTATGAAGAATATATTAAAATAACCTTCACAGCTTAGGAGGTGGGACAGAATGTTAAGATTAGATCTTCAGTTTTTTGCATCTAAAAAAGGTGTAGGTTCAACGAGAAACGGACGTGACTCAGAATCTAAACGCCTTGGCGCAAAACGTGCAGACGGCCAAGAAGTTACTGGTGGTTCAATTTTATACCGTCAACGCGGGACTAAAATTTATCCAGGTGAGAACGTTGGACGCGGCGGAGACGATACACTTTTTGCTAAAATCGACGGAGTTGTTCGTTTCGAACGTTACGGACGCGATAAGAAAAAAGTTAGCGTATATCCAGTTGCACAAGAAGCTTAATACAAAACGAAAAGGGCTGCTTTCGCAGTCCTTTTTCTTTTGATAATAATCGACGCACTTCACGAGACAAGATAGACGCATTATTTTAGGAATTTACTGCGAATTATTGGTATACTGGAATAAGAAGCTGAATCAGGACGTGACTTATGGAAAAACCAATGACAGTGGCACAATCGCTTCGGCATGCGCGCCATGATTTTTTAAATGACCTTCAATTAATCAAAATGAATATGGATCTTGGTCGTCTCCAAGAGGCGCAAGCGCTTATTCGTTCGTATGCCGAAGCGTCTATGCATGCCAGTCGGTTAGCTGACATCGGGCTACCGCTGACAGAGGAGTGGCTGTTGACAGTCAATTGGCGCTTTCCTGGATTTAATTTTCTTGTAGAGTGTCAGGCTGTTGCAGCACCCGCACATTTAGATGGCGAATTCCGGCGTTTTTTAGAGGGTTTTGTGGAATTAGCAAAAAAACAATTGAGTCCTTATCAAGTGTTTGATTGTGAGATTTTATTGACATCCGACGCAGCGTTTTTTGAAATAATTATCAAGTGTTCGGAGAGTTGGCCGGACTTGAAGCTAGTGGAAACAGATGGATTCACTGTACGAAAAGAGTGTAGCGAAGACGGCACAATAGTGGCTGTTCGTGCACAGATGGAGGGATAATATGTTTGTCGATCACGTAAAAGTTTATGTTAAAGGTGGCGACGGCGGAGATGGCATGGTTGCTTTCCGTCGCGAAAAATATGTACCAAACGGCGGTCCTGCCGGTGGAGATGGTGGTAAAGGCGGGAATATCGTCTTTATCGTTGAAGAAGGATTGCGTACGCTAATGGATTTCCGTTACAAACGGATTTTTAAAGCAGAACGCGGAACGCACGGCATGAGCAAAAATCAACACGGTGCGAAAGCCGAAGATACATTGATTAAAGTTCCACCAGGCACAGTTGTAAAAGACGTCGATACAGGCGAAACAATTGCTGACCTAGTTGAACATGGTCAAACTGCAATTATTGCTAAAGGCGGACGCGGCGGACGAGGAAACTCACGTTTTGCAACGCCTGCAAATCCTGCTCCAGAGCTTTCGGAAAAAGGCGAACCGGGTTATGAGCGCAACGTCATTTTGGAATTGAAAGTGTTAGCGGATGCTGGACTTGTTGGATTCCCGAGTGTTGGGAAATCGACATTATTGTCAGTCGTTTCTGCAGCGAAACCAAAAATCGCTGAATACCATTTCACAACGATCGTTCCAAACTTGGGCATGGTTGAAACAGAAGACCAGCGCAGCTTTGTTATGGCCGATCTTCCTGGATTAATCCAAGGCGCACACGAAGGAATCGGTCTTGGTCATCAATTCCTACGTCATATCGAACGCACGCGTGTTATTATTCACGTCATTGATATGTCGGGTCTTGAAGGACGCGATCCTTATGAAGATTATTTAACAATCAATGAAGAATTAAAACAATACAATATGCGTTTAACAGAACGTCCGCAATTGATTGTTGCAAATAAAATGGATATGCCAGATTCTGAAGAGAATTTAGCGAAATTCCGTGAGAAATTGCCGGAAGATGCACGTATTTTCCCGATTTCTGCGTTGTCGCGTAAAGGCTTAAACAATTTATTGTTTGCCATTGCAGATGTGATTGAAGTAACACCAGAATTCCCATTAATGGGCGATGAAGAAGCTGATTCAGAAAGCACTGTATTGTACAAACACGAAACAGATGCTGATGGCTTTAGCATTACACGCGGTCCTGATGGTGCATTTATCTTGTCTGGTTATGCGATTGAACGTATGTTCAAAATGACAGACTTTTCTCGTGAAGATTCAATTCGTCGCTTTGCTCGTCAAATGCGCGGCATGGGAATTGATGATGCCCTTCGTGAACGTGGAGCGGAAAATGGCGACACGGTTCGCTTGCTTGAATTCGAATTCGAATTTATGGATTGATGCGGAGGTAGCTTGAATGAAGGATATTTCGGAACAACGGTATTATTTAGTGCGTGAAGACGTTTTAACAGAAGCGATGCAAAAAACGCTTGAAGTGAAAAGAATGTTGCAAAATGACCGCATTTCGATTATGGATGCCGTTAACAAAAC includes:
- the rplU gene encoding 50S ribosomal protein L21; amino-acid sequence: MYAIIETGGKQIKVEAGQEIYVEKLNGEAGDVITFDKVLFVGGDDTKVGVPFVEGATVTAKVVKSGRAKKITVFTYKAKKNYHKKQGHRQPYTKLTVDAINL
- a CDS encoding pilus assembly protein PilO, which translates into the protein MSNYSKSQKEKGLIILASIFLIALSAYSYFMVYVPTKETRIQAEQTLSSERDVLIALQTQFKELPETEKVNPRELQRKVSVEALTELIVLQIEQAELMSGTLVDNIGITEGLVELPVPVEGLENLQEVLTTVTVKADDYREITTFIEKVEAMERIMIVEAINFSSGEEITTTEQVNEDDAIDVTLTFSAYFRPDLIALADTLPKVDTPTPAGKKNPLPDYNGVDLADEEAQDDNAVKVNVDVDVEESASASNE
- the mreD gene encoding rod shape-determining protein MreD, producing the protein MIRFLIPLICLVLFFMEPVFGLFSPLNIGGELNYIVPRFLIMFLIFLTLYYDLKHAMFYGLFFGLLYDVFYIDIIGLYSFLYPAICLAAAAAFKKIPRNLLTATLLTLVLLALFEFLLYQFFLLISFTGMPLGTFITTRLWPTMIANSIFLVMLGWIFKSVMVTQLTERDNKIGLY
- a CDS encoding nuclease-related domain-containing protein translates to MNDFLLVQMVSAERLKSGHELKVPVLSELKNSLAGVSGEQRTATLLTRELDLSGDFVLLSDVTIPYKDSSVQIDLLVIHANFVCVLEVKNMIGDFYFDSVNYQFHRVIDGRREGMRNPEAQVHRAVKAVNGFLGVPVQGVIVLTSRSSKVVDAPKLYPVVSLDYLPFHLEKMVEGSPHFDVAKLANKLKKLPPQEISKSWLARHQISFDSLRLGVTCPTCRTCSLIWRDRKWHCEICGFHSRDAHEVTLQEYAVLFGSELDTRFAYRLLGVENKYVLYRLLEKSAPKSRIRGKRQIIESRELLREYFSRIYR
- the radC gene encoding RadC family protein; this translates as MLNDTPLMIRDVHVTDRPRERLINQGASALSNQELIAILLRTGSRQESVLHLANRVLTHFEHIQELKNATIEEMVAINGIGQAKAVQLLAAVELGRRLSSKQTDTKFTIRSPKDAASYLMADMTSLKQEHFVVLFLNIKNQVMHRQTIFVGSLNASIVHPREIFREAVRRSTASIVCAHNHPSGNPAPSPEDIEVTKRLVEAGSIIGIELLDHVIIGDHQFISLKEKGFM
- the minC gene encoding septum site-determining protein MinC; this encodes MFLKNLVNIKGKNKGLVLYLDDQCAYSELLTELKAKVSDPALDSDTEVTVHLNKRYCTESQIQELSKVVATNPHLKVVGTTSDILKVEECEQKIIESQSETYVGIVRSGQVIKAEGDLVVIGDVNPNGRVEAGGSVYVLGRLKGAAHAGTKGNRDAVIAASWLEATQLKIHDELETMTDELSSLSEQPEMECAYLHKNGTIIIDRLQELRFIRPQISTFKGGS
- a CDS encoding fimbrial assembly protein, which encodes MLVDINLLPQKERDRPAFLIAAIAILLLAVIVWAVFAIIANANENEQQLLAAQTVQVTSEQAAIRANLEAAQGMNEEQQLKVTVDWAESYQFDTVPLLEELVSILPARGFFESFSYTGLDQATLSVQFDTTRQAAYYLAQLKASELIKSVTLDGVAQKELSIEESGEVIEEVEEKLPRYIATYTILFDDQRLPTDDTAVPVDGEAATETPVEEVVEEPTEEVEVNVDVTTETESPETAPAETGGDEQ
- the minD gene encoding septum site-determining protein MinD; the encoded protein is MGEAIVITSGKGGVGKTTTTANLGTALALQGKKVCLIDTDIGLRNLDVILGLENRIIYDLIDVLEGRCKVHQALVKDKRFEDMLYLLPAAQTADKNDVNPEQMKELVTELKKDYDFVIIDCPAGIEQGYKNAVAGADHAIVVTTPEISAVRDADRIIGLLELEENIDAPRLIINRIRPHLMKAGEALDVNEITTHLSIDLLGIIADDERVISSSNKGEPIVMDPSNTAALGYRNIARRLLGESVPLMSMEKAPPSLFTKIKAVFTK
- a CDS encoding prepilin peptidase, with product MVLTYSVFIGVFGLVFGSFFNVVGLRVPKKESIAYPPSHCTNCDRRLTALDLVPVFSYLFLRGKCRTCSSSIHWVYPLMEAITGILFVASYLVFGLTPELIVAILFVSLLVIITVSDIAYMLIPDKVLLPFAVVLLGLRFVIPLDPWWNSLLGAVVGFSLLFLIAIVSKGGMGGGDIKLFFVIGLVLGLGGTLMTLFFASFIGAVVGIIQLRVTKKGRKSPIPFGPSIAAAAIIVYFWGEGILTWYMNFLG
- the mreC gene encoding rod shape-determining protein MreC; the protein is MPQLLTNKRLILLLLGVILLVALISFSLRDRDNVSLPEQIIKDAVGAGQSVFSRPAHFVTGIFDNVDSLLNTFEENQHLKTRLEEFAGVQAEVKDLRSENEELKKIVGKEEDLRDFNPIQATVIARNPDQWEEKLILNRGSNQGVKPNMAVMTASGLIGKVTLTTPTTSTVELISTLNPNYRVSAMVVGGAKDVYGLIEGYDAERHELLLKRIDANIELKKGDQVISSGLGGIFPKGVLIGTITEVTIDEFGLTKLAYVKPAADFSLLNHVIIADRVMPEVDGEDNGVTGDDES
- a CDS encoding Maf family protein; translated protein: MKFKSNFPLILASQSPRRQELLNMLGVDFTIKPSTKDEPDPQQFQTALGYVLACAAQKAQEVAADNRDSVVIGSDTIIVLDEEILLKPKSKEQAKSYLQKLSGQTHHVITAVTVVHGDSELSFHETVQVTFFELPEAWIDAYINTEDPYDKAGAYGIQTVSGLFIKDIQGDYNAVVGLPVAALTQKLNAAGFISLEGSGVQC
- a CDS encoding rod shape-determining protein → MFGFGSKDVGIDLGTANTLVYIKGKGIVLREPSVVIKNKTTGEIVAVGSKAKNMMGRTASSIEAVRPMRDGVIADYDTTLTMIKYNLVEAFRAVGGKWKTGTVMICVPFGITSVEQRAVLNAARSAGAREAYTIEEPFAAAIGADLPVWEPVGSMVVDIGGGTTEVAVISLGGIVSSESIRVAGDALDSEIIQYIRKAYKVLIGERTAEALKIGIGSAVIMEASEKDVSMEIRGRDLVTGFPKTLQITAGEIAEALSEPVADMLAGIKAALEKTPPELSADIIENGMVLTGGGALLKNLDRLISKETSMPVSIAENPLDCVALGTGKALENRDKFRRQLSFK